A window of Benincasa hispida cultivar B227 chromosome 9, ASM972705v1, whole genome shotgun sequence genomic DNA:
TAGAGAGAACCTACAAGTCAGCAACAATATTTGCCCAATCACTCCTCTTCTAGAAGCCCAATTGGTTAGAAGGAATATTCTGGTCAGCCAATAATGTGTGCACACCTGtattataattatttgtatTCACTCAAAATTCTTTCTCCCCAATCCAGGGACCACGCCTATATATTGTACCATTTCTTAAACAAAATACATGAATAAATACAACAGAAATTTCACAACggcattttctctctttatttcatttgtctttcttggtatcagagccaataaTGGCCAACGCCTTTTTCACTAGACCTTCCTCCTCCACCACCTTCAACAATCCGCCTTTGAACCAATTGCTGAATCAAATCACAACCATCAAGCTTGACCGGAGCAACTACCTGCTATGGAAAACCTTAGCTTTACCACTCCTAAAGAGCTACAAGCTAGAAAGCCATCTCACAGGTGAAAAACCCCTTCCCTCAAAATTTGTCACTACAACAATTAAAGAATCAGGTACACTTCAAGGTGAAGACATCATCGAAAGTGCTGATGAAGCATCGTCAAGCTCCACTCGATCAAGGATGATCAATCCACTCTTCGAACAATGGGTCACGATAGATCTACTGCTCCTTAGGTTGCTATACAACTCGATGACCCCTGAAATAGCCTTGCAGCTGATGGGTTTTTACAATGCCAAGGATATATAAGAAGCTACACAAGATATCTTTGGTGTTCAGCAAAGGTTGAAGAGGACTTTCTTTGTCACATTTTCCAGAAAACGAAGAAAGTTAACTAAAAAATGGAGGATTACTTAcgaataatgaaaaataacacTGATAATTTGGGTCAGGCCGGTAGTCCTATACCTAGACATTCACTGATTTCTCAGGTTCTTCTCGGCTTGGAAGAAGTCTACAACCCAGTGTTTGTGGTAATACAAGATAAACTTGACATTTCATGGCTTGATATGCAATCTGAGCTCCTCATATTTCAGAAACTCCTGGAACATCAAAACTCACAAAGAAACCTAGGAAATATCATACCTACTTGGACACAAAACAAATTTACAACCATCACCAGCAAAACTTTCGAACTCACTTCAATCAGCAACGAGGAGGAGGAAATGGCAATGTTAACTCCGGTCGAGGACGAGGCCGTGGAAGTGGAAACAAACCGACATGCCAAGTCTGTGGTAAATATGGACATTCAGCACTCGTCTGCTACAACAGGCTCAACAAAGAATTTGCTGGAAATTTTTGAGCAAAACAGAGGAGGACAGATCCCGAACAATGGAGGCAATACTGGATCGAATCGCATTGCTTTTTTTGCAACTCAAAACTCCAACCTCTTTGTTGGACCTGAAATCGTTGTGGATCAAAATTGGTACGTGGACAGTGGAGCTACAAATCACGTAACCACCGATTATGCAAAACTGTCTAATCCAGGTGAATACTCAGGTAATGAAAATGTTATTGTTGGAAATGGAAAGAAATTACGTATCTCATACATTGGTAATACCTCTCTTTCTGATGGAAACAACGCCTTACTGCTTGAAAATGTATTGTGTATACCTGACATTACAAAAAAATTGGTAAGTGTACCAAAATTAGCTCAAGATAATAACATCTACTTTGAGTTTCATGATGCTCATTGCTTTGTTAAGGACAAGGGTACGAGTCGAACTCTTCTGAAAGGAAATCTTAATGATGGGTTGTATCACCTAGACCGAAGAGCTATCAAGACGAATGAGGAGTTGAAGCACAGCTGCCCTGAACATCAACAGCTTATGGATATAAATAACAACACCTCTGCATTGGTATTATCTAGAAAACAGCAAATGTCAATGTAACAGTATCAAATGCTCTCTGGCATAGACGTTTAGGACATCCTTCACTCAAAATTTTGAACTCTGTTATTATGTAATCTGCCTATCAAAAGTAGTGAAGAATTTACCTTTCCCTACATTTGAAAGACATGCAACCGAGCCCTTCGACATGATCCACTCTGATTTATGGGGTCCAGCCCTGATTATATCTTTAGAAGGTCACTGCTATCACATTCTGTTTATTGACGATTTTAGCAGATATACTTGGATATATCCCTTAAAACAAAAGAGTGGTGCCATTGAAGCTTTTCAGCATTTCCTTACCTATGCTCAGACTCAgtttaataaaacaatcaaaatgCTTCGAACTGGTAACGAAGGAGAGTACGTTAAGATCCATCGCCTCTACAGTTCAATGGGCATTATGACCAGACTATCATACCCCTACACCTCTGTTCAAAATGGCCGGGCTAAACAAAAACACCGACATGTAGTGGAAACTGGCCTCACATTATAAGAAAGCCAAATTTTCGTTGAGCTTTTCGTAGGATGCTTTCCTCACAGCCACGATGCTCATAAATGGATTGCCCATAGCAGTACTAAAAGGTAAATCCCCTGTCTTTGTTCTCTTCAACAAGAAACTAAATTTTTCAGAGCTAAAAGTCTTCGGATGCACGTGTTTTCCATATCTACGCCTCTTCCAGCCCAACAAATTCAACTTCCACTCAAAAAAATGTGTATGTTTAGGTCCTAGCCCATTATATAAAGGATTTAAATGCCTAACCAAAGCTGGCCGAGTTATCATCTCTCGACATGTTTCCTTCGATGAGAATAAATTTCCCCTCATTCAACTTTCTCAGGATAGTCTTAAACACTAGCAAATACCCACACCCGACCTAACCCTACCTATACTTTCACCTTGGACCACCTCAAATAATCCAACTCATTGCACACAAGACCACATTATACCCGACCgaaacaatcccaacacttcTAAACCTGGACATCCCGATTGTTTACTTCAATCCCATCGTTTACCCATACCCGATTGCTTACCTCACTCCCATCGCTTATCTAATTCATCCCCACCCGAACGTTTACCTCAATTCCATCCTTTACCTACACCCGATCATTTACCTCACTCCTATCGATTACCTATTCATCCCCATCCGATCGCTTACCTCACTTTTATCGCTTACCTATCTCATTCCCACCTGATCGTTTACCTCAATCCCATCGCTTATCTACCTCATCCTCACCCGATCATTTACCTCACTCTCATCGTTTACCTATTTCATCTCCACTCACCTCAGACTCAATAAATTCCCTCAGTCCTATTAATTCAAATGAAAACTCCTCCCCTTCCTTGCCACTGGTATCTTCCACCCGACCTTCTACCCCTACCTCCCAACCTAACTTCGACTTGTTATCTCAACTTGATAGACCAAATCCTCTGATACCTCGCCCCCTGAACTTACCCACCCATCCAATGATAACTCAAGGAAAGGTTGGTTTGTTTAAATCCAAAAATCTTCATATCTACCTCTCTAGTCGACTGGTCACTGACAGAACCTACACGGATCCAAGATGCCATTGCTTCTCCTCTCTGGAAAAAAGCCATGGACGCCAAATATGCTGCCTTAATGCAAAACCACACCTGCCGTCTGGTTCCTCCTATCCCTGAGATGAATATTGTGGGACACAAATGGGTGTTTAGAATCAAGCGAAATCCGGATGGCTTAGTACAACATTACAAGGCGAGGCTTGTAGCAAAAGGATTTCACCAAAGTTTGGGCATCGACTTTTTTGAAACCTTCAGTCCGGTCATAAAGCCATCGATTGTTCGAGTTATCCTCAGCATTGTTGCCTCCCACGGGTGGAGCCTCAGACAACTCGACTTTAACAATGCCCTCTTGAATGGCACTGTAGAGGAAATGGTGTACATGACATAGTCTTTTAGATACGTAAACCAGTCATGTCCACACTATGTCTGCAAACTTGACAAAGCACTCTATAGGTAAAAACAGGCCCTATGGGCCTAGAATGCAACCTTAACAAAAGAACTACTTTGGTGGGGCTTCATCAACTCCCGGTCAGATCCATCCTTATTCATTTATAACAAACAATCGTCTGTTATTTTCCTTCTGGTGTATGTTGACGATGTAATCATCACTGGAAATGATCTTCAGTTAATCAGTAAACTTGTTCGATCCCTTGATACAACCTTTGCTCTATAGGATTTGAGCCAGCTCACCTACTTCCTTGGACTTCAAGTGCACTACCTTGACTCCGGCCTTATCATCAATCAGGCGAAATACGTTGATGCTCCTACAAAGATTACAACTTACCAATTTAAAACCTTCCCCCTCACCAAGTGTTCTTGGCAAAAATCTATCCATTGATGATGGGTCCCCTCTTAATGATCCTTTCATTTACAGAAGCACAGTAGGTATGCTACAATATCTCACAACAACAAGGCTCGACATTGCGTACATTGTAAATCATCTGAGCCAATTTCTTCAAAGACCCACAGATGCTCACTGGCAGGCCGTCAAACGCGTTCTTCGATATGTCAGTGCAACCAAAAACTTTGGACTGTTTTTTCAACCCAGCTCCGATCTATCAATCTCTACATATTCTGATGCGGATTGGGCATCTAACATCGACGACCGTAATTTTGTGGCATGTGTGTTCGTTGGAAGTAATCTCGTTTCTTGGTCATCCAAAAAGCAGACAGTTGTGGCTCGATCAAGCACCGAGTCTGAATACAGAGCCTTAGCACATACTGCCTCTGAAGTCATCTGGCTCAACCAACTTCTGTCGAAGCTTGGGATGCTATCCTTTATCAAACCTATAATCTGGTATGATCACTTAAGTGTCGGTGCAATTGCCACCAATCCTGTTTTTCATGCTAAAACTAAACATATAGAGATTGATGCTCATTTTGTGAGAGATCATGTTCTTCGTGGTGGAAGTTCGGTTTGTTCCCTCATCCAGTTAGCTAGCCGACTGCCTTACAAAACCCCTTACACACTCTCATTACTAGTCTCTTCGCTCCAAACTCGGAGTACTTGATGTACCCTCTCGTTTGAGGGGGGATGTTAGAGAAAACCACCAAGTCAGCAGTCCACATATACAGAGAGGACCTATAAGTCAGCAACAATATTTGCCCAATCACTCCTCTTCTAGAAGCCCAATTGGTTATAAGGAATATTCTGGCCAGCCAATAATGTGTGCGCATCTGtattataattatttgtattctctcaaaattctttcTCCCCAATTCAGGGACAACGCCTATATATTGTACCATTTCTTTAACAAGATACATGAATAAATACAACAGAAATTTTACAACTGTATTTTCCCTCCTTATTTCATTTGTCTTTCTAAAACCATGCTCTTCCCTTCCCCACTTCAAAAACTAAATACATTCAACCTCTACAActaactatatatgatatgtgGGGTCATGCTTATAATCTATCTCACAATGGTTTTTGGTATTACATTAACTTCATGGATGTTTATAGTCATTACAcgtggattttttttcttcaatccaAGTCTAAAGCCTTCTCGACgtttctcaaatttaaaaccCTTGTTGAAAATTTGTCAGGAACTTGCATCTTACATATCCAAATTGATGGGGGTGGTGAATTTAAATCGTTTACACCTTTTCTGTCACACCATGGCATTGAACATCGACTTACCTGTCCACATAAACAAAATGGTCTAATTGAACAAAAACATGGACATATTTTAGATATAGGCCTCACTCTTCTTTCTCAAACCTCTTTACCTCTTACATTCTGGGATGAAGCCTTTGCCACGACTATTTACTTTATCAATAGACTTCCTACCCATGTTCTCAACCATGCCAACCCCTTAGAAAAGTTGTTTGGATTCAAACCAAACTATTCTTCACTACGAGCATTCGGGTGTAAATGTTTTCACTGTTTGCGTCGTTTCCAATCTCATAACCTATCATTTAGATTAAGTCTATGTACTTTTACTAGTCATAGTAATTCTCACAAGGGTTACAAGTGTTTGTCCTCTACTGGTCGTGTTTATATCTCTCGACATGTCTTGTTTGATGAAGTATCCTTTCATTTTGCTTCTCCAATACAATCATCTGTTGTCAgcaactaattttcaaaaattcaaaaggaAACTCAACATGATTGATGTTGTTGCCATCAGTTTGTAGGGGGTATTAAGGAAGCCCATTTACTCTTCTTTTATTCTTCATTCATTATTGTAAAAGCTCATTTTATAAGGGTCTCTTTTGAGCATATTTGTATATTCCTTTTTCTATTACATGAGGTATAATCTTGTGTGGTGAGTGTAGGGGCAAGAGTTTTTCATCCGATGCtttctatatatatttctttgtaccatacatttataattatcagaaatatatttcaaaagctaggatttttttcttcttgtcattcatcttttccttctcttttgatTTTATTACTTTGAGTTTCCAAAGATGCCCTACAAATTGGAATATGGTAAAagatacataaaagaaaaaaagaaaaaaaaatggaatgtgGGGTTTGAGGTAGCAAATCGAGGAAGGAATGAGACAAAGATGTTTGGCTGTTGTGTGAAAATAACGTTGggggaagagagagagagagagaggccCACTTATCCATATAATTGGTGGCTTCAAATATTGTCGCATTTGGTGAATAAAGAGGTAGAATGGATGGGGATTGTTTGGTTACGAAGATTGCGTATCTTGTTTAAATCTACGAGCGCCCTGTAAATTAGAGGAACCAGATTTTTCAAAACCCGATCCAGTTTGTTCCTATTCCGGTTCCTAGATAACCTAATCCCACTTTTTATGCCCAACTAGGTTTAGTGGCCCGCACGATTTTCAAGGAATACATATGATGGTGACCAAATCCATACACACACGAACGAACTCTGTGAAGGGTAAATTGGTATTTTTATCGTTCTACTATACTTGTTCTTTTCCTTACGTTATTCATATTACAATTTTTGGGAAAATTCTCTCTCTGTTCTTCCGATTTAaattgactagagaaaaaatatatttttttttaagatagtcatttttattcaaattttttaataaaattgatttaaaataactttttaagtgACCAtcgaattttattatttttcaaaattaaatatttgaaaagttaaaccaaacataCTCGCAGTTTGTTtggttattgaattttcaaaacatatttttttaatattcgaattttttagaataggtcta
This region includes:
- the LOC120084933 gene encoding secreted RxLR effector protein 161-like, giving the protein MLLQRLQLTNLKPSPSPSVLGKNLSIDDGSPLNDPFIYRSTVGMLQYLTTTRLDIAYIVNHLSQFLQRPTDAHWQAVKRVLRYVSATKNFGLFFQPSSDLSISTYSDADWASNIDDRNFVACVFVGSNLVSWSSKKQTVVARSSTESEYRALAHTASEVIWLNQLLSKLGMLSFIKPIIWYDHLSVGAIATNPVFHAKTKHIEIDAHFVRDHVLRGGSSVCSLIQLASRLPYKTPYTLSLLVSSLQTRST